GGGTCGCGACACCCTTGCCCCAATGCTCCTTGCCGATCCAGTAGCCGACGAGGCGGACACCGTCCTGGGGCCAGCTCCCGATGTTGCCCGCGACCTGGCCGTCGAGGAGGATCGTTCGCGTGACCGCTGCAGGGTTGCCGAGGATCTTTGTCGCCCAATGGGCGTCGAAGGCTGCGCGGTCGCGGGCGGCGAAGGCGGCCATGCGCGTGGCGTCGGCATCGAGTTGTTGCTCGTAGAAGATGGGAAGGTCGTTGGGATCGACGTCGCGGAGTCGTACTTCGTTACTCATTTGCCTACACCCGGCCAGCCTGTCGGTCCATCTGTCTCTTTTCCCTTAGTGATGTGCGAAACAGACAAGGTAAGTTGGGTAAGTTGGGGTCAAACCTCGAATCTTAACTTAACGCGCACCGAATCGCCTCGATCGACCGGCGGAACTCATGGTCGCTCCCCTCGAGTTGCTCGCACTTTTGGATCATCTTCGAGACTGCGGGCTCGGAGACTCCGAGGTACTCCGCAATCATTCGATGAGTCAATCCGCAGTCGCGATAGGCGAGTTGCGCGAATGCTTTGCGCCCCGGCCGACGGTTCTTCCGGCGCAGGCCCTGCGGCGTCTCGTCAAACTCCCTGAGCACGAGCTCGATCACGTGATCCAGAGTCGGTCGTACGATCTCGAGTTGAGCTCGGGGATGTTCCCGGCTTCTCGCTTCGGACGACACGATCGTTTGCATCATCTCGCAAAACGCTTCCCCTCCCAGATAGATCTGACCGATGAGCATCTCCCACGGCTTGTACGACGCTCCTCTGGCATCGGCCACGAATCGCCTGTAGCTCTCGCGCGACTGGCCGCTGTCGCCAGTGCCGAAATTCGAGAGCGTACTCTGCGTCTCGAGCCAGGAGGGCGTCTTCGTCAGCCCGGCAGTCGCGCGGTAATTGCTCCACTGCCAGTCGCCCGCATATTTGACGGCGTGGCAGCGTACCGGGTTCAGAACGATATACCGCGTCAGCTCCAGTAAATGCGATTCCCGCTCAACCAGGATGCTCTTGAACCGCCCCTGAAAGAGATGCCCGACCCGATCATGACGCGTGTTGAACCACATCGCATAGGTCTCATTCAACCGCTTCATCCCGGGCGAGAGACCGATCTCGGGTGTCTCGATCAGCAGGTGATAGTGGTTCGACATCAGAACCCACGCATGAAGGATCCAGCGCCGAAGCGTTACTACCTCTTCGAGAATTTTCAGGAATCGCCGCCGATCCCTGTCATCGCGATAGATGACACGCCGCTCATTGCCGCGCGAGGTGATGTGGTGGATCGCGCCAGGAAAGTCGATTCTGAGCTGGCGGGACAAACGAGCGCCGGATGAAGGCCAAATCGTTGCCGGGTGACCGAGTGGAGCGTGATCGTACCTCGGAGCGCCGCGCCGGGCAACCCCGGTAAGTTATGTTTCAAGGTGCGACCCCAACTTCCCGGACGGCAGAGTCCCCACGACCGTACTCGGGAGTGTTAGCCATTCGTCCCCCCCCGGCTGCGTTGGTACTCAGGATTCTACAACGCCCTCACGAGAATCGATTCGAGCGACAGCCCGCGAAGGTGTGACCCTATTTTCGGCGCCCCAAATGATCATCTGGGCACCGGGACGATGCGTCCTTCGAAAGCGGCGCGCAGTAGCGAGACGAGCCGCCGCCCGCAGTCGAGACCGGGGTCGAGCGTCGGGTCATAGATCGTGAGCTGGAGACCGATCGCCTTGGGACTCGCCACGAGCGCCGCGAGCAGCGTAGCGAGTTGCTCGATGTCGGGACCAGCGGGCTCCGGCGAGTCCACGGCGATCATCACCTCGGGCGACAGCACGTCGGCGTCGACATGGATCCAGAAGCCATCCACTCCCGGCGCCGCGACGCGCGCGAGCATCTGCGCCGCAAGCGCGCCGAGCCCCACAGCATCGAGCGGCATCGGGAGATCGAGGATCTCCGACTCGGCGAGCGCCTCGTGGCCGTACCAGAGACCATCGGCGTCATCGCGGCGGCCGACCAGGGCGATATCGCCTGCCCGAACGAGCGGACGCTCTGAGTCCAGGGTCGCGAGCGGCGAGCTGCCGCGGCCTATCGCCAGGGCGAGGTCCATGCTGGCGGCCGATCCCGTTGCCGAGTCGGCGGGAGTCGCGAAATCGGCGTGCGCGTCGATGTATGCGAGTCCGACGCGGTGCTGGCCGGCGCGGCGCGCGCCGAGGAGGCTGCCGAGGACGTTGCTGCAGTCGCCACCAATCACGATGGGGAAGCCGCCTTCGGAAAGCACTGTCGCCACGCGCTCGGCGAGCAGATGCGAGTATCGCACGAGTTCAGGCTCGTTGCGCACGCCACCGGGCGGGCGTACGAAATCGCGGTAAGGCTCCGGAAGCACGTCGCCGGCGTCGCGGGCGCCGAGTGCGGCCCCGAGCCCGAGTTGTCGCAGCGTGGCCGGCGCGCGATCGACATGGCGCATGGTGCCATCGTCGTACGGCTTGATGCCGAGGCTGCTGGCCGCGCCGATCAAGGTCAGGTGTCGCGTCATGCGTTCAGTACCCACAACTTGATGCCATGACTCTACAAGAGCCTTCGGAATTCCTCCGGAGTGAATCCCGCATCCTTTGCGATACTACCCGTCGTATGGGTGGTCACAGCGTTATGGCGGGGAATGGTGACGATGCGCGTCCCGTCGGAACATGACGATTGCCTGCCTTGACGTACCACTCGGAAATTAGCTTTCTCGAGAGCAGCGACGGCACGCAGGTGGTTGATTCGGGCGCGGCCGCAAAGAATCTCCGCCGAAACCATACCTGGAGCTGGACCGTATGCAGCGGCAGGCACAGCAATCATGGAAAGCCACGAAGACCTCACAACGGCTTCATCGATGCCGATCGTCCTCGAAATCCTTTCAGAAGCGACACATACGGATAAACGTCATATCCGTATGATGTGGAACCGAATGCTCCGCAGCACCATCATCTTTCTGATCGCTTCGCTGGCGGCTCTCCCGAGCTTCGGGGAACCGGTCTCCACCCCGCACGTCACCGCTGAGCTGCTCCTCGGCGGCAGTCACGTACGTCCCGGCGAGGAGTTCCGCGTGGGGCTGCACCTCCGGATGAAGGAGGGGTGGCACACCTACTGGAAGCATCCGGGAGACTCGGGCGAGCCCACCACCATCGACTGGGTTCTTCCGGATGGCTTCACCGCAGGACCGATCCTCTGGCCGCAGCCGCAGCGGATCTCCATGGAACCGCTCACGACCTACGGCTATGAAGGCGACGTTCTTCTCATGGTGCCGATGCGGGCTCCGGCTACGGTCGTCGCGGGAAGCAGCGCTTCGATTACCGCCAATGTCTACTGGATGGTCTGCGAGGAGATCTGCATCCCCGAGGAAGTAACCCTCGGCATCGACGTACCGGTCGCGGCCGAGCCCTCCACCCCCGGTGCGTCCGCAACTCTGTTCGACCGCAGCACCGCCACCCTCCCGGTCCCCTCCGATGGGTGGCAAATCCGAGCCGCCGAACAGGACGACCGCATCATCCTCCGGGCCCGGCCTCCGGAGGGATTCCGCATCGAGCAGCCGGGGATCAGCTTTTTCGCCGCGACCGGTCCGCTCATCGAATACAGCGCACCCCAGCCGGTCTCCCTCCGCGACGGTGAGCTCACCATCGAGCTCACGAGGTCACCCTACGCGGCGGACGACCTCCGGCGACTCTCCGGAGTGCTCCACGCCCCCGCCGGCTGGGTTCCGGGAGGGCCGGTGGCGGTCGAGATCGACGCGCCAATCGATGCGGCTTTCGCGATTGCTCCAGTGACCTCCGCGCGTCCGCCGCTCACACTTCTGATTGCTCTCGGCCTGGCCTTCCTCGGAGGAATGGTCCTCAACCTGATGCCGTGCGTGTTCCCGGTCGTCTCGCTCAAGATCCTCGCGTTCATGCAGCACTCGGGGGACGAGCCCAGGCGCGTGCGGCTCCACGGCCTTTCTTTCGCCTGCGGAGTGCTCCTCGCGTTCTGGATCCTGGCAGGACTTCTTCTCGCGCTTCGCGCCGCCGGCGAAGAGATCGGCTGGGGTTTTCAACTGCAGTCCCCCGCGTTCGTCGCAGCCATGGCGTTCCTCCTGTTCGGCCTCGGACTTTCGCTTTCCGGCGTGATGGATATCGGTACCTCGCTGACGAGAATCGGCGGCGCCGCGGCGGGACGAGCGGGTTACCGCACCAGTGGGCTGAACGGGATGCTGGCGACGGTGGTCGCCACTCCGTGCACGGCCCCCTTCATGGGAGCGGCACTCGGCTTCGCCCTCACTCAGTCGGCCCTGGCCGCACTCCTGATCTTCACCGCGCTCGGCGCCGGAATGGCGGCTCCGTACGTTGCCCTGTCCCTCTGGCCGGCGCTGCTCCGCTTTCTGCCGCGGCCTGGACAGTGGATGGTTCGGTTCAAACAGCTGATGGCGTTTCCACTGTTCGCTACCGTAGCCTGGCTGGTGTGGGTCTTCGGCCACCAGACCGGCGTTGACGGCATCCTCCGGCTTCTTCTCGGACTGACTCTGGTCGGAGCAGCAGCCTGGGTATGGGGCTCCTGGTCGACTCTCGATGCATCATCCCGCACCACGGCCACGGCTCGCAGCGTCGCCGTCGCCCTGCTCGCTTCCGGATTCATGCTGAGCGTGACTGCGGAGCCGGTCAGCAGCGAAGTGAACGCCGCAGGAGTGCTGCAGGACGGCTCGGATGTGCAGTGGGAGCCGTGGTCGGAAGAGCGCGTTGCGGAACTGCGTGCCGAAGGACGCCCGGTGTTCATCAACTTCACCGCCGCGTGGTGTCTGACCTGTAAGGTGAACGAACGCGTCGCCTTCAGCTCCGCCGGGGTGAGCAGAATTGTCGGCGAACGCAACATCGCCATGCTGAAGGCCGACTGGACCAACCGCGATGATGCCATCACACGCGCGCTCAGCTCGTTCGGCAGGTCGGGCGTCCCGCTGTACGTCGTCTACGAGGCCGATCCATCTGCCCCGCCCCGTCTACTTCCCGAGATCCTCAGTCCGGGGATGCTCATAGAGACGTTTTCCCAATTCCAATGACGATTCACGAGGAGGTTTCATGAAGAAGTTCTACGGCAGCATCGGAATGGCGGCGGTCGCGCTGCTGATGGCAGTCATGGTGGTGGCGTGCGCGGAGGAAGCGACAGCATCGTTCGATGGCCCAGCACCGGAGGTCGGCAAGGCGGCTCCGGGCTTCAGCGTCGCGGACACCAACGGTCAGACGCATTCTCTCGACCAGTACCGCGGCAAATGGGTGGTTCTCGAGTGGCTGAATCACGGCTGCCCCTACGTAAAGAACCACTATGACACCGGAACGATGCAGGCGCTGCAGAAGAAGTACGCGGCTCAGGATGTGGTCTGGCTCTCGATCGTCTCCTCGGCGCCGGGCAAGCAGGGGCATTACTCGAATGAGCGCGCCAACGAGCTGACGCAAGAAAAGAATGCGTCACCTCATGCCGTGCTCGTCGACTCATCAGGGACGATCGGCAGGGCCTACCACGCACGCACGACTCCGCACATGTTCGTGATCAATCCCGAGGGGAACATCGTTTACATGGGCGCAATCGATGACACGCCGACTACGAATGCCGACCGCCTGAAGACGGCCCGTCCGCTCGTCGACATCGCGCTCCAGGAGGCGATGGCAGGCAAGCCGGTCAGCGTTCCGGCGAGTCAGCCGTACGGCTGCAACGTCAAATACTGAGATTTGAGCTCGAGCAATCACAATCCACGAGGAGGGTTCATGAACAAGTTCTATCGCAGCATCGGAATGGCGGCGGTCGCGCTGATGATGGCAGGCACGTTGATGGCGGCACCGGAGATCGGCAAGGCAGCTCCGGGCTTCAGCGTCACGGACACCAACGGCGAGACGCATTCTCTCGACGAGTACCGCGACAAATGGGTGGTTCTCGAGTGGCTGAATCACGACTGCCCCTACGTGCGGAAGCACTACGACAACGGAGTGATGCAGGCGCTGCAGAAGAAGTACGCCGACCAGGGTGTCGTCTGGCTCTCGGTCGTCTCCTCGGCGCCCGGCAAGCAGGGCCATTTTCCGAATGAGCGCGCCAACGAGCTGACGAAAGAAAAGAAGGCGGTACCTCATGCCGTGCTCGTCGACTCAGCAGGCACGGTCGGGAGGGCCTACGCCGCACGCACGACTCCGCACATGTTCGTGATCAATCCGGAGGGCAACGTCGTCTACATGGGCGGGATCGATGACAAACCGACTGCACGTGCCGCCGACCTGAAGACGGCCCGCCCGCACGTCGACATCGCGCTTCAGGAGGCGATGGCAGGCAAGCCGGTCAGCGTACCGACGAGTCAGCCGTACGGCTGCACAGTGAAGTATTGAGACGCGCAATCTAGCGGAGTTGACAGAAGAGTGGACGAAAGGAGTGGACGACTGAGTGGACGGTGGTGGCGGGTCCACTCTCTTGTCCACTCTTCCGTCCAGTAACCATCCACGGGGTCATTTTCGATCGATTGATTGCGCCGTCGCGTCGTGCTAGCGTTCGCGACCGGTCGCTCCGCGAATGGATCCGCGCTTAACATCCCGAACCAGTGTCAAGAAGTCCGGCGGAGCCGGCTGTGGCTGCATCCTTCCGCCGCTGATCGGACTCGGCATCGCGGCCTGGCTCCTTCCGGGACTGGATTCGTAATCCGACGGCCGATACGATACCCCCCGAGATCATTTTCGCGGCGTTCATCGTTCTGGTCTCGATCTCGATCGGTTACAACCTGAGACTTCGCCATCGCAGGGCGCGAGCTGCCGCGGTGTCTGCAGCGGGGCCGGTCGAGTCGATCACCGGAAGCGCTTCCAGCCAGCGGGGCCCAAAGAACATCGGGCGGATCGTCTTTGGGATCTTTCTGCTCTTCGGGCTCGGCTTCATGATTCCGTTCGGCTTCATGTTCTGGGGGCTGATCGACAGCAGCAACTGGGAAGAAACTCGATGCACCGTGACCTCCAGCGAAGTCGGCGTGCACTCCGGTAGCGACGGCAGCACTTACAGCATCGACATCCGGTATCGCTACGAGTGGAACGGGGAGGAGTACTCGGGCGATCGATATCATTTCTCCTCGTTCGGCTCGAGCAGCGGCTACCAGGGTAAGGCCGATGTCGTGGAGCGTTACCCGGTCGGGTCCGAGACTCCCTGCTGGGTGGATCCGAACGATCCGGAGAAATCAGTACTCGCTCGGAAGGTCGGCTGGGAAGCGCTCTTCGTCCTCCTGCCACTCGTTTTCGTCGTCATCGGCCTCCTCGGAGTGCTCGGCTCGTTCGGCGCCATCGGCAAAAAGCTTCATACCCAGCGGCGCGCCGACTGGCTGCCGGGCTCGGACGATGAGGAGCAGGCTCCTCCGACGAGCGCGCTCGAGCGGGAGCGCTTCATGCCGAACTCGACGGAAACCGGAAGCGATCCGAACGTGCTCGAGGCGAAGACGAGCCCGAAGGGGCGATTCATCGGGTCGCTCTTCGCCGCGATCCTCTGGAACGGGATCGTCTGGCCGATCATCTACTTCGCAATCATCGCCGGAGACGAGCGCGAGGGATGCCTGATCGTGTTCATGGGCATTTTCGCCCTCGTGGGGCTTGTGATCCTCCTCTCTGTTCCGTACTACGCGCTGGCGTTGGCGAACCCGCGGATCACGATGCGGCTGGGGGGTCCGCTGGTCCTCGGCGGGAGCACCTCGCTCGCCTGGAGTTTCAACGGAAAGGCGGACCGGATCCGCAAGCTGATCGTGAAGCTCGAAGGACGGGAGGAAGCGCGTTATCGAAGAGGCACCAATACCCACACCGACAGAAGCACCTTCTTCGAGCATGTCATCATCGAGCAGACGAACAATCTCGCGATCGCCTCGGGGCAGGCCACGATCGATGTTCCGGAGGGAACGATGCACAGCTTCGATGGAGCGAACAACCGAATCGTCTGGTTGCTGTCGGTTCAGGGTGACGTCCCCCGCTGGCCCGACGTGAGCGAAGAGTTTGAGCTGACGGTCCGACCGAAGGGGATGGTTTGATGGACAGCATCCGAGTCGATGTCGACGGGCAGACGGCGCTCGAGCCGGGAAGCGAGATTTCGGGGTCGGTTCACTGGAGCCTCGCCTCCGCTCCGAGGTCGGTGCACACGCGCCTGTTCTGGTATACGGAGGGGAAGGGAGATCGGGATCTCTCGATCATCGAGGAGGCGACTGTCGCCGGGAGCTCACCATCCGGCGAGACTCCGTTTCGCTTCGTGCTGCCGCCGGGACCGTACAGCTTTTCCGGTGAGCTGATCTCGCTGATCTGGGCGATCGAAGCCGTGGCGGAACCGTCCGGTGCAACCGGAAGGGTCGAGCTCACGGTCGGGCCAGGGGGTCGTGAAGCGCGGATCGACAAGATGGAAGGCCGGGAGGACGTGAGTTGAACGCCGAGCGACGAAGAACCGCCGGCGACGCCTCGACCTGCTGAAAAATGCGAGCTCGGGACAATCCATTAGCCGCGGGACGTTTCGACCGGGTGCGCTATCGCTTTCCCGACGGTCATTCGATGGAGGAGCTTCTCGCGCGGCTCCGCGCGCGGAAGATGCGAGGAGCGCTGGTCGGCGGCGAGGGGAGAGGAAAGTCGACGCTTCTCGGCGAGATCGGTGACCTTCTGATCGACGAAGGCTATTCGGTCTTGCGCATCACACTCCACCTCGGTGAGTCACGTCTCCCGAGGAAACTCGCCGGAAAGCTCGCGACG
The genomic region above belongs to Acidobacteriota bacterium and contains:
- a CDS encoding transposase, whose product is MSRQLRIDFPGAIHHITSRGNERRVIYRDDRDRRRFLKILEEVVTLRRWILHAWVLMSNHYHLLIETPEIGLSPGMKRLNETYAMWFNTRHDRVGHLFQGRFKSILVERESHLLELTRYIVLNPVRCHAVKYAGDWQWSNYRATAGLTKTPSWLETQSTLSNFGTGDSGQSRESYRRFVADARGASYKPWEMLIGQIYLGGEAFCEMMQTIVSSEARSREHPRAQLEIVRPTLDHVIELVLREFDETPQGLRRKNRRPGRKAFAQLAYRDCGLTHRMIAEYLGVSEPAVSKMIQKCEQLEGSDHEFRRSIEAIRCALS
- a CDS encoding GNAT family N-acetyltransferase, whose product is MSNEVRLRDVDPNDLPIFYEQQLDADATRMAAFAARDRAAFDAHWATKILGNPAAVTRTILLDGQVAGNIGSWPQDGVRLVGYWIGKEHWGKGVAT
- a CDS encoding thioredoxin family protein; this encodes MLRSTIIFLIASLAALPSFGEPVSTPHVTAELLLGGSHVRPGEEFRVGLHLRMKEGWHTYWKHPGDSGEPTTIDWVLPDGFTAGPILWPQPQRISMEPLTTYGYEGDVLLMVPMRAPATVVAGSSASITANVYWMVCEEICIPEEVTLGIDVPVAAEPSTPGASATLFDRSTATLPVPSDGWQIRAAEQDDRIILRARPPEGFRIEQPGISFFAATGPLIEYSAPQPVSLRDGELTIELTRSPYAADDLRRLSGVLHAPAGWVPGGPVAVEIDAPIDAAFAIAPVTSARPPLTLLIALGLAFLGGMVLNLMPCVFPVVSLKILAFMQHSGDEPRRVRLHGLSFACGVLLAFWILAGLLLALRAAGEEIGWGFQLQSPAFVAAMAFLLFGLGLSLSGVMDIGTSLTRIGGAAAGRAGYRTSGLNGMLATVVATPCTAPFMGAALGFALTQSALAALLIFTALGAGMAAPYVALSLWPALLRFLPRPGQWMVRFKQLMAFPLFATVAWLVWVFGHQTGVDGILRLLLGLTLVGAAAWVWGSWSTLDASSRTTATARSVAVALLASGFMLSVTAEPVSSEVNAAGVLQDGSDVQWEPWSEERVAELRAEGRPVFINFTAAWCLTCKVNERVAFSSAGVSRIVGERNIAMLKADWTNRDDAITRALSSFGRSGVPLYVVYEADPSAPPRLLPEILSPGMLIETFSQFQ
- a CDS encoding arginase family protein, translated to MTRHLTLIGAASSLGIKPYDDGTMRHVDRAPATLRQLGLGAALGARDAGDVLPEPYRDFVRPPGGVRNEPELVRYSHLLAERVATVLSEGGFPIVIGGDCSNVLGSLLGARRAGQHRVGLAYIDAHADFATPADSATGSAASMDLALAIGRGSSPLATLDSERPLVRAGDIALVGRRDDADGLWYGHEALAESEILDLPMPLDAVGLGALAAQMLARVAAPGVDGFWIHVDADVLSPEVMIAVDSPEPAGPDIEQLATLLAALVASPKAIGLQLTIYDPTLDPGLDCGRRLVSLLRAAFEGRIVPVPR
- a CDS encoding thioredoxin family protein; the protein is MNKFYRSIGMAAVALMMAGTLMAAPEIGKAAPGFSVTDTNGETHSLDEYRDKWVVLEWLNHDCPYVRKHYDNGVMQALQKKYADQGVVWLSVVSSAPGKQGHFPNERANELTKEKKAVPHAVLVDSAGTVGRAYAARTTPHMFVINPEGNVVYMGGIDDKPTARAADLKTARPHVDIALQEAMAGKPVSVPTSQPYGCTVKY
- a CDS encoding DUF3592 domain-containing protein yields the protein MSAAGPVESITGSASSQRGPKNIGRIVFGIFLLFGLGFMIPFGFMFWGLIDSSNWEETRCTVTSSEVGVHSGSDGSTYSIDIRYRYEWNGEEYSGDRYHFSSFGSSSGYQGKADVVERYPVGSETPCWVDPNDPEKSVLARKVGWEALFVLLPLVFVVIGLLGVLGSFGAIGKKLHTQRRADWLPGSDDEEQAPPTSALERERFMPNSTETGSDPNVLEAKTSPKGRFIGSLFAAILWNGIVWPIIYFAIIAGDEREGCLIVFMGIFALVGLVILLSVPYYALALANPRITMRLGGPLVLGGSTSLAWSFNGKADRIRKLIVKLEGREEARYRRGTNTHTDRSTFFEHVIIEQTNNLAIASGQATIDVPEGTMHSFDGANNRIVWLLSVQGDVPRWPDVSEEFELTVRPKGMV
- a CDS encoding thioredoxin family protein, which codes for MAAVALLMAVMVVACAEEATASFDGPAPEVGKAAPGFSVADTNGQTHSLDQYRGKWVVLEWLNHGCPYVKNHYDTGTMQALQKKYAAQDVVWLSIVSSAPGKQGHYSNERANELTQEKNASPHAVLVDSSGTIGRAYHARTTPHMFVINPEGNIVYMGAIDDTPTTNADRLKTARPLVDIALQEAMAGKPVSVPASQPYGCNVKY